A stretch of the Halictus rubicundus isolate RS-2024b chromosome 16, iyHalRubi1_principal, whole genome shotgun sequence genome encodes the following:
- the LOC143361903 gene encoding uncharacterized protein LOC143361903 — translation MSTSVTAKLQDDMNSIPLADDDPQVIIPEEEILDNSCHLSDALGRGRSMDSIPSTFTNGSCSPNSLDPDISPDEQEEKARLIAQVLELQNTLDDLSQRVDSVKEENLKLRSENQVLNQYIENLMSASSVFQSTSPNTKKK, via the exons ATGTCCACATCCGTCACAGCGAAACTTCAAGATGACATGAATAGTATACCGTTGGCAGACGACGACCCACAAG TGATTATTCCTGAAGAAGAAATTTTAGATAACAGCTGTCACCTATCTGATGCATTGGGCAGAGGACGCAGCATGGATTCCATTCCTTCGACATTCACCAATGGCAGCTGTAGTCCCAATA GCTTGGATCCTGATATTAGCCCAGATGAGCAAGAGGAAAAGGCTAGATTGATTGCTCAAGTTCTTGAACTCCAGAATACTTTAGATG ATTTGTCACAGAGAGTCGACAGTGTAAAGGAAGAGAACCTAAAACTGAGAAGCGAGAATCAAGTACTTAATCAGTATATCGAAAACTTAATGTCTGCATCCAGTGTTTTTCAGTCCACGAGCCCGAACACCAAGAAAAAGTGA